The Deltaproteobacteria bacterium genome contains a region encoding:
- a CDS encoding thioredoxin domain-containing protein — translation MGNELIHEKSPYLLQHAHNPVDWRAWNEATLQGAKQHNRLIFLSIGYATCHWCHVMEHESFEDHAVAKVLNENFVCIKVDREELPDVDQIYMDAVHAMGQRGGWPLNVFLTPDLYPFFGGTYFPKANFIRVLQKIAENWQQNPAEIKQAGRELVRHLKTDVIANPVIPGLAPGSMADCLHLGFQQLKSSYDPHSGGFSLAPKFPTGMKINFLLRYHQQFKEPHALEMATKTLECMARGGIYDHLGGGFARYSTDQRWLVPHFEKMLYDNAILAIAYLEAYQATQAKDFAKIAQETLDYVLRKLHHPEGGFYCAEDADSEGVEGKFYVWSEQEIQAALTAEEFALFKKVYGVTKEGNWEGENILNLQSEFDWAIKADPKLKSAQAKLFQLREKRVHPLRDDKILTSWNGLMISAMALGARVLGEEKYLQAAIQAAQFIKTQRHPGPGAGIHDSELFRRWRDGEAKYLGTLEDYAFLIFGLLELYVTSHDEQWFSWALALQKKQDELFLDEKNGGYFFSRANDPHLITRKKEGFDNAMPSGNSVAAMNLLKFFGYTCETKYQQQFEGIIKAFYKQFSEIPIAFTELLLACHFYLNQPKSCQVPMVHPHP, via the coding sequence ATGGGAAATGAACTCATTCATGAAAAAAGCCCCTATTTGCTTCAACATGCCCACAATCCGGTGGATTGGCGGGCGTGGAATGAAGCTACTTTGCAAGGGGCTAAACAGCATAACAGGCTGATTTTTTTAAGTATTGGCTATGCTACCTGTCATTGGTGTCATGTGATGGAACATGAGTCTTTTGAAGATCATGCAGTGGCAAAAGTACTCAATGAAAATTTTGTTTGTATCAAAGTTGACCGAGAAGAACTCCCCGATGTGGATCAAATCTATATGGATGCCGTTCATGCCATGGGGCAACGGGGTGGGTGGCCGCTTAATGTTTTTTTAACGCCGGATCTATACCCTTTCTTTGGTGGGACTTATTTCCCCAAGGCTAATTTTATAAGAGTGTTGCAAAAAATTGCCGAAAACTGGCAGCAAAATCCAGCAGAGATTAAACAGGCAGGGCGGGAGTTGGTACGCCATTTAAAAACAGATGTCATTGCGAACCCTGTCATCCCGGGCTTAGCCCCGGGATCCATGGCCGATTGCCTCCACTTAGGCTTTCAACAACTTAAAAGTTCCTACGATCCCCATTCTGGCGGCTTTAGCCTAGCCCCTAAATTCCCCACCGGAATGAAAATCAATTTTTTACTCCGTTACCACCAGCAATTTAAAGAACCCCATGCCTTAGAGATGGCGACTAAAACCCTGGAGTGCATGGCTCGTGGTGGCATTTATGATCATTTAGGGGGAGGGTTTGCTCGTTATTCAACCGATCAACGTTGGTTAGTGCCCCACTTTGAAAAAATGCTCTATGACAATGCGATCTTGGCCATAGCCTATCTTGAGGCCTATCAAGCAACTCAAGCCAAAGATTTTGCCAAGATAGCCCAAGAAACTTTGGACTATGTATTGCGAAAGCTTCACCATCCCGAGGGTGGATTTTATTGCGCTGAAGATGCCGATAGCGAAGGGGTCGAGGGTAAATTTTATGTTTGGAGTGAGCAAGAGATTCAAGCGGCGTTAACCGCAGAGGAATTTGCATTATTTAAAAAAGTTTATGGAGTGACGAAAGAAGGTAACTGGGAAGGCGAAAATATTTTAAATTTACAAAGTGAGTTTGACTGGGCCATCAAAGCAGATCCAAAATTAAAATCGGCTCAAGCAAAATTATTTCAACTGCGGGAAAAGCGTGTTCATCCTTTACGCGATGATAAAATCTTAACTTCGTGGAATGGGTTGATGATTAGTGCCATGGCCTTGGGGGCAAGGGTGTTGGGTGAAGAAAAATACCTACAAGCTGCTATTCAAGCCGCTCAATTTATTAAAACTCAACGTCATCCCGGCCCCGGAGCCGGGATCCATGATAGCGAGTTATTTCGGCGCTGGCGTGATGGTGAAGCTAAATACTTAGGCACGTTAGAAGATTATGCGTTTTTAATTTTTGGATTGCTAGAATTATATGTCACAAGTCACGATGAACAATGGTTTTCTTGGGCACTTGCGTTGCAAAAAAAACAAGACGAATTGTTTTTAGATGAAAAAAACGGGGGGTACTTTTTTTCTCGTGCCAATGATCCTCATCTCATTACTCGCAAAAAAGAAGGTTTTGATAATGCCATGCCATCGGGAAATTCAGTGGCGGCGATGAACTTGCTCAAATTTTTTGGCTATACTTGCGAAACAAAATATCAACAACAATTCGAAGGGATTATTAAAGCTTTTTACAAACAATTCTCCGAAATCCCTATCGCCTTTACAGAATTATTATTAGCTTGTCATTTTTATTTGAACCAACCTAAAAGTTGCCAAGTGCCTATGGTTCATCCCCATCCCTGA
- a CDS encoding 1-acyl-sn-glycerol-3-phosphate acyltransferase, which yields MEETTTSFLQRYSAQLVGFLLPAAKRLKKLFSFQYDDTPLSDKIYHLHRHWLKIIHDHYFRVEHFGQYEEAKKIAKKEHIMVISHHGNTLEAALIGYFFIIHQLGKLRVLVYKEAFRLPFIREFFRSGQCIPISIEAGSQALKEGHIMVFPEGMDFIKRYVQKNYVIKFHKGFLNIAQKYLQDHQLDHIHIVPVGHDGIENTLKFWVIDNPTIVEKFIKPIFHYPYFVFPKLPLILPHKTIMKWGKPQKVTLEDLQNPRLFTQMMNDFRSQILALRRMAHKLNQLRDLPFRARPEFT from the coding sequence ATGGAGGAAACCACAACTTCATTCCTGCAAAGGTACTCTGCTCAACTCGTTGGTTTCCTATTGCCCGCCGCAAAAAGACTCAAAAAATTATTTTCGTTCCAATACGACGACACCCCCTTAAGCGATAAAATTTATCATCTGCATCGGCATTGGTTAAAAATTATTCACGATCATTATTTTCGAGTTGAACATTTTGGCCAATACGAAGAAGCCAAAAAAATCGCCAAAAAAGAACACATCATGGTTATTAGCCACCATGGCAATACCTTAGAGGCCGCTTTAATTGGTTATTTCTTTATCATTCACCAATTAGGCAAATTGCGAGTTTTAGTTTACAAAGAGGCCTTTCGGCTGCCTTTTATCCGTGAATTTTTTCGTAGTGGGCAATGCATTCCCATTTCGATTGAAGCCGGTTCACAAGCCCTTAAAGAAGGTCATATCATGGTATTCCCTGAAGGGATGGATTTCATCAAACGCTATGTGCAAAAAAATTATGTGATTAAATTTCACAAAGGGTTTTTAAACATCGCCCAAAAATATCTGCAAGATCACCAGCTTGATCACATTCATATTGTGCCGGTGGGGCATGATGGTATTGAAAATACTTTAAAATTTTGGGTGATCGATAATCCCACGATCGTAGAAAAATTTATCAAACCTATCTTTCATTATCCTTATTTTGTTTTTCCTAAACTTCCCCTTATTTTACCTCACAAAACCATAATGAAATGGGGCAAACCCCAAAAGGTTACTTTAGAAGACCTGCAAAATCCACGTCTCTTCACTCAAATGATGAATGACTTTCGTAGCCAAATTTTGGCACTACGGCGCATGGCTCACAAACTCAATCAGCTAAGGGATTTACCATTCCGGGCAAGGCCGGAATTTACCTGA